From Meles meles chromosome 5, mMelMel3.1 paternal haplotype, whole genome shotgun sequence, one genomic window encodes:
- the ZNF311 gene encoding zinc finger protein 311 isoform X1 — translation MRVQALHASCLGPLMLSSCGKEPRGRGSTGRLPWREAEQPRQERRAAHGPGARTGISSRFCEPSRARPPVSVSECTRGFLQDRRRARPRDSVTFEDVAVRFSGGEWRRLTRAQRCLYAAVMLENYGLVVSLGFAGPKPPLISCLERGTEPRVRDLQDWGLLSCSFPVSADGTQPGTERASSEQEVSEGGEVGGVLSRHPEAGGACVQDVKSENARDPDGVETLGEKKGTRQEGRARAVLTNNLSADSKCTPRPRGLPARSPRPGAARSQSFPLLHGRVCAGEKPHACHECGKAFKTRKQLCVHRVTHTGEKPFRCAQCGKAFSSPSALCRHRKAHGGERPHGCSACGKAFSSASRLRRHQRVHSGERPHECAVCGKAFRFRHCLTLHGRTHTGERPYTCGQCGRAFRGSSDLAKHGRIHSGERPYPCRACGRAFRRSSDLRKHVRTHAREPAAGCPQCGGRAGPRRPPTAHAPEKPYPCGRCGRAGRPRGRSRAPGRARRSEKPHPCAHCGKAFHDRHGLAVHQRLHTGEKPFACPECGRAFRGKSNLTNHRRIHTGEKPYACEACGKAFHHRSGLTQHRRIHSGEKPYPCRECGAAFRQRAALVGHQRVHTGEKPYACEQCGKAFRVSANLTGHKKRRHRGWGGWEGPLPRTGPTSSVGGV, via the exons ATGAGAGTCCAGGCCCTCCACGCCAGCTGCCTGGGACCCCTGATGCTGAGCTCCTGCGGGAAAGAG cCCCGCGGGCGCGGCAGCACCGGGCGTCTGCCCTGGAGGGAGGCCGAGCAGCCCCGCCAGGAGCGAAGAGCAGCGCACGG CCCGGGTGCACGCACAGGCATCAGCTCTCGTTTCTGCGAACCCTCTCGCGCAAGGCCTCCCGTGTCCGTGTCTGAGTGCACGCGGGGTTTCCTGCAGGACCGCCGGCGCGCGCGGCCTCGGGACTCGGTGACGTTTGAGGACGTGGCCGTGCGCTTCAGTGGCGGGGAGTGGCGGCGTCTGACCCGCGCTCAGCGGTGCCTCTACGCGGCAGTCATGCTGGAGAACTACGGGCTGGTGGTCTCGCTCG GCTTTGCCGGCCCCAAGCCGCCTCTCATCTCCTGTCTGGAGCGGGGCACTGAGCCCCGCGTTCGGGATCTGCAGGACTGGGGGCTCCTGAGCTGCTCCTTCCCGG TGTCAGCGGACGGGACCCAGCCCGGGACTGAGAGGGCAAGTTCAGAGCAGGAGGTGTCTGAGGGTGGGGAAGTCGGCGGCGTCCTGTCCAGGCACCCTGAGGCTGGAGGAGCTTGTGTCCAGGATGTCAAGTCGGAGAATGCACGGGACCCGGACGGGGTGGAGACACTGGGAGAGAAGAAGGGGACCCGCCAGGAAGGAAGGGCCCGGGCGGTGCTCACCAACAACTTGAGCGCAGACTCCAAGTGCACCCCGCGCCCCCGAGGCCTGCCCGCACGGAGCCCCCGCCCAGGTGCCGCGCGCAGCCAGAGCTTCCCGCTTCTCCACGGGCGCGTCTGTGCTGGCGAGAAGCCCCATGCGTGTCACGAGTGCGGGAAAGCGTTCAAGACTAGAAAGCAGCTGTGTGTGCACCGCGTCACGCACACGGGGGAGAAGCCCTTCCGCTGCGCGCAGTGCGGGAAGGCCTTTAGCAGCCCGTCGGCGCTCTGCCGGCACCGCAAGGCGCACGGCGGGGAGAGGCCGCACGGCTGCAGCGCGTGCGGGAAGGCCTTCAGCAGCGCTAGCCGACTGCGGCGGCACCAGCGGGTCCACAGCGGCGAGCGGCCGCACGAGTGCGCGGTGTGTGGCAAGGCCTTCCGCTTTCGGCACTGCCTTACACTGCACGGCCGCACGCACACCGGGGAGCGGCCATACACGTGCGGGCAGTGCGGCAGGGCCTTCCGCGGCAGCTCGGACCTCGCCAAGCACGGCCGGATCCACAGCGGCGAGCGGCCGTACCCGTGCCGCGCGTGCGGGAGGGCCTTCCGCCGGAGCTCCGACCTGCGCAAGCACGTGCGGACGCACGCGCGGGAGCCGGCCGCGGGCTGCCCCCAGTGCGGCGGCCGCGCGGGGCCGCGCCGCCCCCCAACAGCCCACGCCCCCGAGAAGCCCTATCCGTGTGGGCGGTGCGGCCGGGCCGGTCGCCCCCGGGGCCGGAGCAGGGCTCCCGGGCGCGCGCGCCGCAGCGAGAAGCCGCACCCGTGCGCGCACTGCGGCAAGGCCTTCCACGACCGGCACGGCCTGGCCGTGCACCAGCGGCTGCACACCGGCGAGAAGCCGTTCGCCTGCCCCGAGTGCGGGAGGGCCTTCCGCGGGAAGTCCAACCTGACCAACCACCGCAGGATCCACACTGGCGAGAAGCCGTACGCGTGCGAGGCGTGCGGGAAGGCCTTCCACCACCGCTCAGGCCTGACGCAGCACCGCCGGATCCACAGCGGGGAGAAGCCCTACCCCTGCCGCGAGTGCGGCGCCGCCTTCCGCCAGCGCGCCGCCCTGGTCGGGCACCAGCGGGTGCACACGGGGGAGAAGCCCTACGCGTGTGAGCAGTGCGGAAAAGCCTTCAGGGTGAGCGCGAACCTCACGGGACACAAGAAGAGGCGACATCGAGgatggggagggtgggaaggccccctccccaggaccGGTCCGACCTCCTCCGTAGGCGGGGTTTGA
- the ZNF311 gene encoding zinc finger protein 311 isoform X2, producing MPRGRGSTGRLPWREAEQPRQERRAAHGPGARTGISSRFCEPSRARPPVSVSECTRGFLQDRRRARPRDSVTFEDVAVRFSGGEWRRLTRAQRCLYAAVMLENYGLVVSLGFAGPKPPLISCLERGTEPRVRDLQDWGLLSCSFPVSADGTQPGTERASSEQEVSEGGEVGGVLSRHPEAGGACVQDVKSENARDPDGVETLGEKKGTRQEGRARAVLTNNLSADSKCTPRPRGLPARSPRPGAARSQSFPLLHGRVCAGEKPHACHECGKAFKTRKQLCVHRVTHTGEKPFRCAQCGKAFSSPSALCRHRKAHGGERPHGCSACGKAFSSASRLRRHQRVHSGERPHECAVCGKAFRFRHCLTLHGRTHTGERPYTCGQCGRAFRGSSDLAKHGRIHSGERPYPCRACGRAFRRSSDLRKHVRTHAREPAAGCPQCGGRAGPRRPPTAHAPEKPYPCGRCGRAGRPRGRSRAPGRARRSEKPHPCAHCGKAFHDRHGLAVHQRLHTGEKPFACPECGRAFRGKSNLTNHRRIHTGEKPYACEACGKAFHHRSGLTQHRRIHSGEKPYPCRECGAAFRQRAALVGHQRVHTGEKPYACEQCGKAFRVSANLTGHKKRRHRGWGGWEGPLPRTGPTSSVGGV from the exons ATG cCCCGCGGGCGCGGCAGCACCGGGCGTCTGCCCTGGAGGGAGGCCGAGCAGCCCCGCCAGGAGCGAAGAGCAGCGCACGG CCCGGGTGCACGCACAGGCATCAGCTCTCGTTTCTGCGAACCCTCTCGCGCAAGGCCTCCCGTGTCCGTGTCTGAGTGCACGCGGGGTTTCCTGCAGGACCGCCGGCGCGCGCGGCCTCGGGACTCGGTGACGTTTGAGGACGTGGCCGTGCGCTTCAGTGGCGGGGAGTGGCGGCGTCTGACCCGCGCTCAGCGGTGCCTCTACGCGGCAGTCATGCTGGAGAACTACGGGCTGGTGGTCTCGCTCG GCTTTGCCGGCCCCAAGCCGCCTCTCATCTCCTGTCTGGAGCGGGGCACTGAGCCCCGCGTTCGGGATCTGCAGGACTGGGGGCTCCTGAGCTGCTCCTTCCCGG TGTCAGCGGACGGGACCCAGCCCGGGACTGAGAGGGCAAGTTCAGAGCAGGAGGTGTCTGAGGGTGGGGAAGTCGGCGGCGTCCTGTCCAGGCACCCTGAGGCTGGAGGAGCTTGTGTCCAGGATGTCAAGTCGGAGAATGCACGGGACCCGGACGGGGTGGAGACACTGGGAGAGAAGAAGGGGACCCGCCAGGAAGGAAGGGCCCGGGCGGTGCTCACCAACAACTTGAGCGCAGACTCCAAGTGCACCCCGCGCCCCCGAGGCCTGCCCGCACGGAGCCCCCGCCCAGGTGCCGCGCGCAGCCAGAGCTTCCCGCTTCTCCACGGGCGCGTCTGTGCTGGCGAGAAGCCCCATGCGTGTCACGAGTGCGGGAAAGCGTTCAAGACTAGAAAGCAGCTGTGTGTGCACCGCGTCACGCACACGGGGGAGAAGCCCTTCCGCTGCGCGCAGTGCGGGAAGGCCTTTAGCAGCCCGTCGGCGCTCTGCCGGCACCGCAAGGCGCACGGCGGGGAGAGGCCGCACGGCTGCAGCGCGTGCGGGAAGGCCTTCAGCAGCGCTAGCCGACTGCGGCGGCACCAGCGGGTCCACAGCGGCGAGCGGCCGCACGAGTGCGCGGTGTGTGGCAAGGCCTTCCGCTTTCGGCACTGCCTTACACTGCACGGCCGCACGCACACCGGGGAGCGGCCATACACGTGCGGGCAGTGCGGCAGGGCCTTCCGCGGCAGCTCGGACCTCGCCAAGCACGGCCGGATCCACAGCGGCGAGCGGCCGTACCCGTGCCGCGCGTGCGGGAGGGCCTTCCGCCGGAGCTCCGACCTGCGCAAGCACGTGCGGACGCACGCGCGGGAGCCGGCCGCGGGCTGCCCCCAGTGCGGCGGCCGCGCGGGGCCGCGCCGCCCCCCAACAGCCCACGCCCCCGAGAAGCCCTATCCGTGTGGGCGGTGCGGCCGGGCCGGTCGCCCCCGGGGCCGGAGCAGGGCTCCCGGGCGCGCGCGCCGCAGCGAGAAGCCGCACCCGTGCGCGCACTGCGGCAAGGCCTTCCACGACCGGCACGGCCTGGCCGTGCACCAGCGGCTGCACACCGGCGAGAAGCCGTTCGCCTGCCCCGAGTGCGGGAGGGCCTTCCGCGGGAAGTCCAACCTGACCAACCACCGCAGGATCCACACTGGCGAGAAGCCGTACGCGTGCGAGGCGTGCGGGAAGGCCTTCCACCACCGCTCAGGCCTGACGCAGCACCGCCGGATCCACAGCGGGGAGAAGCCCTACCCCTGCCGCGAGTGCGGCGCCGCCTTCCGCCAGCGCGCCGCCCTGGTCGGGCACCAGCGGGTGCACACGGGGGAGAAGCCCTACGCGTGTGAGCAGTGCGGAAAAGCCTTCAGGGTGAGCGCGAACCTCACGGGACACAAGAAGAGGCGACATCGAGgatggggagggtgggaaggccccctccccaggaccGGTCCGACCTCCTCCGTAGGCGGGGTTTGA
- the ZNF311 gene encoding zinc finger protein 311 isoform X3, producing the protein MQQVMESHESPGPPRQLPGTPDAELLRERAPRARQHRASALEGGRAAPPGAKSSARDRRRARPRDSVTFEDVAVRFSGGEWRRLTRAQRCLYAAVMLENYGLVVSLGFAGPKPPLISCLERGTEPRVRDLQDWGLLSCSFPVSADGTQPGTERASSEQEVSEGGEVGGVLSRHPEAGGACVQDVKSENARDPDGVETLGEKKGTRQEGRARAVLTNNLSADSKCTPRPRGLPARSPRPGAARSQSFPLLHGRVCAGEKPHACHECGKAFKTRKQLCVHRVTHTGEKPFRCAQCGKAFSSPSALCRHRKAHGGERPHGCSACGKAFSSASRLRRHQRVHSGERPHECAVCGKAFRFRHCLTLHGRTHTGERPYTCGQCGRAFRGSSDLAKHGRIHSGERPYPCRACGRAFRRSSDLRKHVRTHAREPAAGCPQCGGRAGPRRPPTAHAPEKPYPCGRCGRAGRPRGRSRAPGRARRSEKPHPCAHCGKAFHDRHGLAVHQRLHTGEKPFACPECGRAFRGKSNLTNHRRIHTGEKPYACEACGKAFHHRSGLTQHRRIHSGEKPYPCRECGAAFRQRAALVGHQRVHTGEKPYACEQCGKAFRVSANLTGHKKRRHRGWGGWEGPLPRTGPTSSVGGV; encoded by the exons ATGCAGCAG GTGATGGAGTCACATGAGAGTCCAGGCCCTCCACGCCAGCTGCCTGGGACCCCTGATGCTGAGCTCCTGCGGGAAAGAG cCCCGCGGGCGCGGCAGCACCGGGCGTCTGCCCTGGAGGGAGGCCGAGCAGCCCCGCCAGGAGCGAAGAGCAGCGCACGG GACCGCCGGCGCGCGCGGCCTCGGGACTCGGTGACGTTTGAGGACGTGGCCGTGCGCTTCAGTGGCGGGGAGTGGCGGCGTCTGACCCGCGCTCAGCGGTGCCTCTACGCGGCAGTCATGCTGGAGAACTACGGGCTGGTGGTCTCGCTCG GCTTTGCCGGCCCCAAGCCGCCTCTCATCTCCTGTCTGGAGCGGGGCACTGAGCCCCGCGTTCGGGATCTGCAGGACTGGGGGCTCCTGAGCTGCTCCTTCCCGG TGTCAGCGGACGGGACCCAGCCCGGGACTGAGAGGGCAAGTTCAGAGCAGGAGGTGTCTGAGGGTGGGGAAGTCGGCGGCGTCCTGTCCAGGCACCCTGAGGCTGGAGGAGCTTGTGTCCAGGATGTCAAGTCGGAGAATGCACGGGACCCGGACGGGGTGGAGACACTGGGAGAGAAGAAGGGGACCCGCCAGGAAGGAAGGGCCCGGGCGGTGCTCACCAACAACTTGAGCGCAGACTCCAAGTGCACCCCGCGCCCCCGAGGCCTGCCCGCACGGAGCCCCCGCCCAGGTGCCGCGCGCAGCCAGAGCTTCCCGCTTCTCCACGGGCGCGTCTGTGCTGGCGAGAAGCCCCATGCGTGTCACGAGTGCGGGAAAGCGTTCAAGACTAGAAAGCAGCTGTGTGTGCACCGCGTCACGCACACGGGGGAGAAGCCCTTCCGCTGCGCGCAGTGCGGGAAGGCCTTTAGCAGCCCGTCGGCGCTCTGCCGGCACCGCAAGGCGCACGGCGGGGAGAGGCCGCACGGCTGCAGCGCGTGCGGGAAGGCCTTCAGCAGCGCTAGCCGACTGCGGCGGCACCAGCGGGTCCACAGCGGCGAGCGGCCGCACGAGTGCGCGGTGTGTGGCAAGGCCTTCCGCTTTCGGCACTGCCTTACACTGCACGGCCGCACGCACACCGGGGAGCGGCCATACACGTGCGGGCAGTGCGGCAGGGCCTTCCGCGGCAGCTCGGACCTCGCCAAGCACGGCCGGATCCACAGCGGCGAGCGGCCGTACCCGTGCCGCGCGTGCGGGAGGGCCTTCCGCCGGAGCTCCGACCTGCGCAAGCACGTGCGGACGCACGCGCGGGAGCCGGCCGCGGGCTGCCCCCAGTGCGGCGGCCGCGCGGGGCCGCGCCGCCCCCCAACAGCCCACGCCCCCGAGAAGCCCTATCCGTGTGGGCGGTGCGGCCGGGCCGGTCGCCCCCGGGGCCGGAGCAGGGCTCCCGGGCGCGCGCGCCGCAGCGAGAAGCCGCACCCGTGCGCGCACTGCGGCAAGGCCTTCCACGACCGGCACGGCCTGGCCGTGCACCAGCGGCTGCACACCGGCGAGAAGCCGTTCGCCTGCCCCGAGTGCGGGAGGGCCTTCCGCGGGAAGTCCAACCTGACCAACCACCGCAGGATCCACACTGGCGAGAAGCCGTACGCGTGCGAGGCGTGCGGGAAGGCCTTCCACCACCGCTCAGGCCTGACGCAGCACCGCCGGATCCACAGCGGGGAGAAGCCCTACCCCTGCCGCGAGTGCGGCGCCGCCTTCCGCCAGCGCGCCGCCCTGGTCGGGCACCAGCGGGTGCACACGGGGGAGAAGCCCTACGCGTGTGAGCAGTGCGGAAAAGCCTTCAGGGTGAGCGCGAACCTCACGGGACACAAGAAGAGGCGACATCGAGgatggggagggtgggaaggccccctccccaggaccGGTCCGACCTCCTCCGTAGGCGGGGTTTGA
- the ZNF311 gene encoding zinc finger protein 311 isoform X4: protein MLENYGLVVSLGFAGPKPPLISCLERGTEPRVRDLQDWGLLSCSFPVSADGTQPGTERASSEQEVSEGGEVGGVLSRHPEAGGACVQDVKSENARDPDGVETLGEKKGTRQEGRARAVLTNNLSADSKCTPRPRGLPARSPRPGAARSQSFPLLHGRVCAGEKPHACHECGKAFKTRKQLCVHRVTHTGEKPFRCAQCGKAFSSPSALCRHRKAHGGERPHGCSACGKAFSSASRLRRHQRVHSGERPHECAVCGKAFRFRHCLTLHGRTHTGERPYTCGQCGRAFRGSSDLAKHGRIHSGERPYPCRACGRAFRRSSDLRKHVRTHAREPAAGCPQCGGRAGPRRPPTAHAPEKPYPCGRCGRAGRPRGRSRAPGRARRSEKPHPCAHCGKAFHDRHGLAVHQRLHTGEKPFACPECGRAFRGKSNLTNHRRIHTGEKPYACEACGKAFHHRSGLTQHRRIHSGEKPYPCRECGAAFRQRAALVGHQRVHTGEKPYACEQCGKAFRVSANLTGHKKRRHRGWGGWEGPLPRTGPTSSVGGV from the exons ATGCTGGAGAACTACGGGCTGGTGGTCTCGCTCG GCTTTGCCGGCCCCAAGCCGCCTCTCATCTCCTGTCTGGAGCGGGGCACTGAGCCCCGCGTTCGGGATCTGCAGGACTGGGGGCTCCTGAGCTGCTCCTTCCCGG TGTCAGCGGACGGGACCCAGCCCGGGACTGAGAGGGCAAGTTCAGAGCAGGAGGTGTCTGAGGGTGGGGAAGTCGGCGGCGTCCTGTCCAGGCACCCTGAGGCTGGAGGAGCTTGTGTCCAGGATGTCAAGTCGGAGAATGCACGGGACCCGGACGGGGTGGAGACACTGGGAGAGAAGAAGGGGACCCGCCAGGAAGGAAGGGCCCGGGCGGTGCTCACCAACAACTTGAGCGCAGACTCCAAGTGCACCCCGCGCCCCCGAGGCCTGCCCGCACGGAGCCCCCGCCCAGGTGCCGCGCGCAGCCAGAGCTTCCCGCTTCTCCACGGGCGCGTCTGTGCTGGCGAGAAGCCCCATGCGTGTCACGAGTGCGGGAAAGCGTTCAAGACTAGAAAGCAGCTGTGTGTGCACCGCGTCACGCACACGGGGGAGAAGCCCTTCCGCTGCGCGCAGTGCGGGAAGGCCTTTAGCAGCCCGTCGGCGCTCTGCCGGCACCGCAAGGCGCACGGCGGGGAGAGGCCGCACGGCTGCAGCGCGTGCGGGAAGGCCTTCAGCAGCGCTAGCCGACTGCGGCGGCACCAGCGGGTCCACAGCGGCGAGCGGCCGCACGAGTGCGCGGTGTGTGGCAAGGCCTTCCGCTTTCGGCACTGCCTTACACTGCACGGCCGCACGCACACCGGGGAGCGGCCATACACGTGCGGGCAGTGCGGCAGGGCCTTCCGCGGCAGCTCGGACCTCGCCAAGCACGGCCGGATCCACAGCGGCGAGCGGCCGTACCCGTGCCGCGCGTGCGGGAGGGCCTTCCGCCGGAGCTCCGACCTGCGCAAGCACGTGCGGACGCACGCGCGGGAGCCGGCCGCGGGCTGCCCCCAGTGCGGCGGCCGCGCGGGGCCGCGCCGCCCCCCAACAGCCCACGCCCCCGAGAAGCCCTATCCGTGTGGGCGGTGCGGCCGGGCCGGTCGCCCCCGGGGCCGGAGCAGGGCTCCCGGGCGCGCGCGCCGCAGCGAGAAGCCGCACCCGTGCGCGCACTGCGGCAAGGCCTTCCACGACCGGCACGGCCTGGCCGTGCACCAGCGGCTGCACACCGGCGAGAAGCCGTTCGCCTGCCCCGAGTGCGGGAGGGCCTTCCGCGGGAAGTCCAACCTGACCAACCACCGCAGGATCCACACTGGCGAGAAGCCGTACGCGTGCGAGGCGTGCGGGAAGGCCTTCCACCACCGCTCAGGCCTGACGCAGCACCGCCGGATCCACAGCGGGGAGAAGCCCTACCCCTGCCGCGAGTGCGGCGCCGCCTTCCGCCAGCGCGCCGCCCTGGTCGGGCACCAGCGGGTGCACACGGGGGAGAAGCCCTACGCGTGTGAGCAGTGCGGAAAAGCCTTCAGGGTGAGCGCGAACCTCACGGGACACAAGAAGAGGCGACATCGAGgatggggagggtgggaaggccccctccccaggaccGGTCCGACCTCCTCCGTAGGCGGGGTTTGA